The region ACGGCATCGCCAGCGCGAACCTGTTCTTCCTGCCGGTGGCCAACAAGCTCAAGACCGCCGTCGCGACCGGTACCACGTACCGGGAAATGCTGGTCGAGGGCCTGGTGTCGATCGCGCAGGGTGAGAATCCGCGCAACATCGAGACCAAGCTCAACGGCTACCTGAGCAAGGGCTGAGCCATGGCCCGCAAGAAGCGCAAGGAAGAGCACGTCAACCACGAGTCCTGGGCCATTCCCTACGGCGATCTCGTGACCTTGCTGCTCGCTTTCTTCGTCGTGATGTACGCCGTCTCCTCGGTGAACGAGGGCAAGTACCGCGCCCTGTCGGATTCGCTGGTGGCGGCCTTCCGTGGCGCGCCGCGCACCATGGAGCCCGTGCAGATCGGCGCCTTCCAGGTCCGCGCCGACGAGGAAATCCAGACCGGCCTGCCGCGCACCCTGGTGCCGCTCGAGGTCGATCGCAACATGGGCATTGCCGAGATCGGCGAATCCACCACCGGCATGAGTCGGCGCGGACAGGGCACGGAGGTGGCCGAGGGCCTCGGCCCGGGCGATGGCTCGGGGGCCGAAGGCAGCCGGGACGCGGAGGGCGGCGACGAGAACTCCTGGATCCTGATCGAGCGTCTCGAGGACGAGGTCCTCGAGGCGATGGCGCCGCTCATCGACGCGGAGATGATCAGCGTGCGGCGCGTGTCCTACTGGCTCGAAGTCGAGATCAACACGAATTTCCTGTTCGCCAGCGGCAGCGCGACCGTCGCCTCCAGCGCGGTCCCCGCGATCCGGCAGCTCGGCGGGCTCTTGAGCGGCGCGGGCGTGCGCCTCCAGGTCGAAGGACACACCGACTCGGTGCCGATCAGCACCGCAAGGTTTCCGTCGAACTGGGAACTGTCGGCCTCGCGGGCCGCGAGCGTCGTGCACCTGCTCGCAGCCTACGGCCTGGATCCCGCGCTGATGGCGGCGGTGGGCTACGGCGAGTACCGGCCGATCGGCGACAACAACACCAGCGAAGGGCGGCGCATGAACCGGCGCGTGCTCATCATCATCATGTCAGGCGCCGAGCAGGAGCGCGGCCTGGCCGATTCGCGCAACGCCGGCGAGGTCGAGGATGTCGACGCCGCCACTATTTCGACAGCGGAGGCGGGCAGTTGAAGACCTGGGCGGTCGCGAACCACAAGGGCGGCGTCGGCAAGACCACGACGGTGGTTGCGCTCGGCTCGCTGCTGGCCGGGCGCGGCGCCCGGACGCTGCTCCTGGATCTCGATCCGCAGGGTTCGCTGTCTTCATGGCTGCGTGTCGAACGGCGCGACGGCGTGGGCGTGGAAGCACTGTTCCGCGAAGATCCCGCGATGGTCATGGAGCGCGACATCCGCAACGTCCTGCCCGGCCTCGACCTGTTGCCGGGATCGGCGGCGCTCGCCACGCTGGATCGCCAGCCGGTCAGTGGTCGCGGGCTGTCGTTGCGGGCCGGGCTGGATGCCGTGCGTGACGAGTACGCCATCGCACTGCTGGATTGTCCGCCGGCTCTCGGCGTCCCGATGATCAGTTCGGTCGCCGCCTGCACGCGCCTGCTGATTCCGGTGCAGACCGAGTTCCTCGCGCTCGAGGGGCTCGGGCAGATGCTGCGCACCCTGGCCATGGTGGAGCGCTCCCTGGCGCGCTCGGTGCCGTGGACGATCCTGCCGACCATGTTCGATGCCCGCACGGGCGCGGGGCGCCGCAGCCTCGAGGCGTTGCGCGAAA is a window of Wenzhouxiangella sp. XN24 DNA encoding:
- a CDS encoding ParA family protein; the encoded protein is MKTWAVANHKGGVGKTTTVVALGSLLAGRGARTLLLDLDPQGSLSSWLRVERRDGVGVEALFREDPAMVMERDIRNVLPGLDLLPGSAALATLDRQPVSGRGLSLRAGLDAVRDEYAIALLDCPPALGVPMISSVAACTRLLIPVQTEFLALEGLGQMLRTLAMVERSLARSVPWTILPTMFDARTGAGRRSLEALREKYPERMWTGVIPVDTRLRDAAEAGTPAHGSPERAGAAYESLLAWLAETDAWASAGAAA
- the motD gene encoding flagellar motor protein MotD, which codes for MARKKRKEEHVNHESWAIPYGDLVTLLLAFFVVMYAVSSVNEGKYRALSDSLVAAFRGAPRTMEPVQIGAFQVRADEEIQTGLPRTLVPLEVDRNMGIAEIGESTTGMSRRGQGTEVAEGLGPGDGSGAEGSRDAEGGDENSWILIERLEDEVLEAMAPLIDAEMISVRRVSYWLEVEINTNFLFASGSATVASSAVPAIRQLGGLLSGAGVRLQVEGHTDSVPISTARFPSNWELSASRAASVVHLLAAYGLDPALMAAVGYGEYRPIGDNNTSEGRRMNRRVLIIIMSGAEQERGLADSRNAGEVEDVDAATISTAEAGS